GGGCTCAACCCGCACGCCGGTGAAGGTGGACACCTGGGCCATGAAGAAATCGACATCATCGAACCTACATTAGAGCGCCTGCGCGGCGAGGGCATGGACCTTCGCGGCCCCCTGCCCGCCGACACTCTGTTTACCCCCAAATATCTGGAGCACTGCGACGCGGTGCTGGCGATGTACCACGACCAGGGCTTGCCCGTGCTGAAATACAAAGGCTTCGGCGCGGCAGTCAACGTGACCCTCGGCTTGCCGATCATCCGCACCTCGGTCGACCACGGCACTGCCCTGGACCTGGCCGGCAGCGGTAAAATCGACACCGGCAGCCTGCAAGTCGCCCTGGAAACCGCCTACCAGATGGCCGAGACCCGTTTATGACCGAGCATTACCAACACCGGGCGCGCAAGCGTTTCGGCCAGAACTTCCTGCATGATGCCGGCGTTATCGACCGCATCCTGCGCTCCATCCATGCCAAACCCGAAGACCGCCTGCTGGAAATCGGCCCTGGCCAGGGTGCGCTGACTCAAGGCCTGCTGAACAGCGGTGCCCAGTTGGACGTGGTGGAGCTGGACAAAGACCTGATCCCGATCCTCAACCAACAGTTCGCCGGCAAGAGCAACTTCAACCTGCATCAGGGTGACGCGCTGAAGTTCGACTTCAACAGCCTGAACGCCGCACCGAACAGCCTGCGCGTGGTTGGCAACCTGCCATACAACATCTCTACGCCGCTGATTTTTCACCTGCTGAACAACGCGGGCATCATCCGCGACATGCACTTCATGCTGCAGAAAGAAGTGGTCGAGCGTCTGGCGGCAGGCCCTGGCGGCGGTGACTGGGGTCGCCTGTCGATCATGGTCCAGTACCACTGCCGCGTAGAGCACCTGTTCAACGTTGGCCCGGGCGCGTTCAACCCGCCGCCTAAAGTCGATTCGGCCATCGTACGCCTGGTGCCACACGCAGTACTGCCACACCCGGCCAAGGATCACCGCCTGCTGGAGCGCGTCGTGCGCGAAGCCTTCAACCAGCGCCGCAAGACCCTGCGCAACACCCTGAAATTGCTGCTGAGCAACGACGAAATCACCGCCGCCGGTGTCGACGGCAGCCTGCGTCCTGAACAGCTCGATCTGGCCGCCTTTGTGCGCCTGGCCGACAAGCTCAGCGAACAAGTCCTACAGAAGCCCGCCGCCGACTGACAGGCAACAAGCGTTATCGGGTAGGACACCAGCCCCCATGTCTGGTTTACTACCCGATACTTGGCCTAGACTGAGACATCAGCTACGCCCCGCGCCCCGCTTCGTTTTTAAGGCCTCTTGCATGTCCGATTCTCGTTATCAGGTCGACGTCAGCGTCGTCACCCGCTATCTGGCAGAACAATCGCAACCCGAGCAAAACCGCTTTGCCTTCGCTTACACCATTACCGTGCACAACAGTGGCGAGTTACCGGCCAAGCTGTTGTCCCGGCACTGGGTCATCACCGATGGCGACGGACATGTCGAAGAGGTTCGCGGTGCCGGCGTCGTGGGTTTGCAACCGCTGATCCTGGCCGGCGGCGACCACACCTACAGCAGTGGCACAGTGATGACGACCAAGGTCGGCACCATGCAAGGCAGCTATCAAATGATTGCCGAGGACGGTAAGCATTTCGACGCCATCATCGCCCCATTCCGCCTGGCGGTGCCTGGGGCCCTGCACTGATGGCGACGTATGCCGTAGGCGACCTGCAAGGGTGCCTCGACCCCCTGAAATGCCTGCTTGAGCAAGTCGCCTTCGACCCTGCCCGGGACAAACTGTGGCTGGTCGGCGATCTGGTCAACCGTGGTCCGCAATCGCTGGAAACCTTGCGCTTCCTTTATAGCCTGCGCGAGTCACTGGTATGCGTACTGGGCAACCACGACTTGCACTTGCTGGCTGCCGGCCACAACATCGAACGCCTGAAGAAAGCCGACACCCTGCGCGAGATTCTTGAAGCGCCAGATAGCGCGGAACTGCTGGAGTGGGTGCGCCAGCAAAAGCTCATGCATTACGACGAACAGCGCAACATCGCCCTGGTCCACGCCGGCATACCGCCACAATGGTCGCTGCGCAAAGCCTTGAAGTACGCCGCCGAGGTCGAAGAGGCGCTGCGCGACGACAACCGTTTTGCGCCTTACCTCGATGGCATGTACGGCAACGAGCCGTTGAAGTGGGACAGTGATCTCAAAGGTGTAACCCGCCTGCGCGTGATCACCAACTATTTCACCCGCATGCGTTTCTGCACCAGCGAAGGCAAGCTGGACCTCAAGAGCAAGGAAGGTCTCGACACTGCACCGGAGGGTTACAAACCCTGGTTCCAGTTCAAGGAGCGCAAGACCAAGGGCGTGAAGATCATCTTCGGCCACTGGGCAGCACTTGAGGGCCAGTGCAACGAGCCGGGCATCTTAGCCCTCGACACCGGTTGCGTCTGGGGTGGTTCGATGACCCTGATGAACGTCGACACCTTTGAACGCCTGCAGTGCAAATGCGACGAGCATGGCCATGCCCTGCCGCCAGTCGCCTCCCCTATTCCCGAACAAACGTCAGCCAGCGCCCAGCGCTAGACTGCGCTTTCAGCCGAGCCACAGGAGCCCGCCATGAGCGAATTCAAACGCATCCCCCCAGAACAGGCCCAGGCCCTGCGCGAACAAGGCGCGGTGGTGGTCGATGTTCGAGATCCTGCAACATATGCCGCACTGCATATCGCCGGCTCGAAGCATCTGGACAACGTCTCCATCTCGGATTTCATCCGCGCCGCCGATCTTGATGCACCGACGGTCGTGGTCTGTTATCACGGCAATTCCAGCCAGAGCGCGGCGGCCTACCTGATCAGCCAGGGTTTCTCCGACGTCTACAGCATGGATGGCGGTTTTGAGCTGTGGCGTACGACTTATCCTTCGGAAACAGCACAAGGCTCTTCCGAATAATTTTTTTGTAACGCGCAAGCCCCCGGCTCCCGCGGGCTAGCGCCGTGGCAGACGAACGGTCAGCCACAACTAATTACGTATCCGCCCTTTACCTCCTGAATTCCCAACTATCCTTAAGCGCAGGCCATCCAAAACAGGGGAGAGCCGGTACACCGGCGCGCGGATCATCGGGAGTAGCTTTCGGAGTCGTCAGCTTCGAGAGAGTTCTGGGGGGTAAACAGCAACTGCCTGTTCGGTTGCTGCCAGCATCGACTGAATGATCCGGCGTCGGCTCCACGTATCGAGCGAGGTGACGTCATGAGTATCTTTAGCCACTTCCAACAACGCTTCGAGTCCACACGCCAGGAAGAACTCTCGCTACAAGAGTACCTGGAGCTGTGCAAAAACGACCGCAGCGCCTACGCTTCCGCCGCCGAGCGTCTCTTGCTGGCCATCGGAGAACCGGAGCTGCTCGACACCTCGACCAACTCGAGGCTTTCGCGAATCTTTTCCAACAAGGTAATCCGTCGCTATCCGGCCTTTGAAGACTTCCACGGGATGGAAGAATGCATCGACCAGATCGTCTCGTATTTCCGCCACGCCGCTCAGGGCCTGGAAGAGAAGAAACAGATCCTCTATCTGCTCGGCCCTGTCGGTGGCGGTAAATCGTCCCTGGCCGAGAAGCTGAAACAGCTGATCGAGAAGGTGCCTTTCTACGCGATCAAAGGCTCGCCGGTTTTCGAATCGCCCCTGGGTCTGTTCAACGCCACTGAAGATGGCGCGATCCTCGAGGAAGACTTCGGCATTCCGCGACGCTATCTCAACACCATCATGTCGCCATGGGCCACTAAACGCCTGGCCGAATTCGGTGGCGACATCAGCCAGTTCCGCGTGGTGAAACTCTATCCGTCGATCCTCAACCAGATCGCCGTGGCCAAAACCGAGCCGGGAGATGAAAACAACCAGGACATCTCGGCACTGGTGGGCAAGGTCGATATCCGCAAACTGGAAGAGTTCCCGCAGAACGACGCCGACGCCTACAGCTACTCGGGCGCACTGTGCCGGGCCAACCAGGGCCTGATGGAATTCGTCGAGATGTTCAAGGCGCCGATCAAGGTGCTGCACCCATTGCTGACCGCCACCCAGGAAGGCAACTACAACAGTACCGAAGGCCTGGGGGCGATTCCGTTTACCGGGATCCTGCTGGCCCACTCCAACGAATCGGAATGGCACACCTTCCGCAACAACAAGAACAACGAAGCCTTCATCGACCGGATCTACATCGTCAAAGTGCCGTACTGCCTGCGGGTCAGCGACGAAGTGAAGATCTACGACAAGCTTCTGTTCAACAGTTCTCTGGCCAAGGCGCATTGCGCGCCGGACACCCTGAAAATGCTGGCCCAGTTCACCGTGCTTTCACGCCTGAAGGAGCCGGAAAACTCCAACATCTATTCCAAGATGCGGGTGTATGACGGTGAAAACCTCAAGGACACCGATCCAAAGGCCAAGTCGATCCAGGAATACCGCGACAATGCGGGTGTCGACGAAGGCATGAACGGCCTGTCGACGCGCTTCGCGTTCAAGATTCTGTCGAAGGTCTTCAACTTCGATCCGCACGAAATCGCCGCCAACCCGGTGCACTTGCTCTACGTGCTGGAACAACAGATTGAACAGGAGCAATTCCAGGCCGAAACCCGTGAACGCTACCTGCGGTTCCTCAAGGAATACCTGGCGCCGCGTTATATCGAGTTCATCGGCAAGGAAATCCAGACCGCCTACCTCGAGTCTTACAGCGAGTACGGCCAGAACATCTTCGATCGTTACGTGCTGTATGCCGACTTCTGGATCCAGGACCAGGAGTATCGCGACCCGGAAACCGGCGAGATTCTCAACCGCGTGGCACTGAACGAAGAACTGGAGAAAATCGAAAAACCGGCCGGCATCAGCAATCCGAAGGATTTCCGCAACGAAATCGTCAACTTTGTGCTGCGCGCCCGAGCCAACAACAACGGCAAGAACCCGACCTGGCTCAGCTACGAAAAACTGCGGGTGGTCATCGAGAAGAAAATGTTCTCCAACACCGAGGACCTCCTGCCGGTCATCAGCTTCAACGCCAAGGCCAGCAAAGAGGACCAGCAGAAGCACAACGACTTCGTCACACGGATGGTCGAGCGGGGCTACACCGACAAACAGGTACGACTGCTGTCCGAGTGGTACTTGCGGGTCAGAAAATCACAATAACCCGCTGCCGGTCAGACCGGTTGTCGTCAGCCAGAGACCTGTGTGCGCATTTTCTGTTACACAGGCCTCTGGAAGGTGTTCGAAAGTCGGTAGCGAGTTCAGGCAGCATCCAAAGCGCTTGGGGGAGCGTTGAATATCCCTTGGCTCCCGGTCCGATGCTGCATCACCGCTCGCCCCTTTCAGGACAGCTTCTAAGGAGCAGTCATGAGCTATGTGATCGACCGACGTCTCAATGGCAAGAACAAGAGCACGGTGAACCGCCAGCGGTTTCTGCGGCGTTACCGTGATCACATCAAGAAGGCTGTCGAAGAGGCAGTCAGCCGGCGTTCCATTACCGATATGGAACACGGCGAGCAGATCAGCATTCCCGGCCGCGACATCGACGAGCCGGTGCTTCACCACGGTCGCGGTGGCAAGCAGACCGTCGTACACCCGGGCAACAAGGAATTCTCCAGCGGCGAGCACATCGCCCGTCCACCCGGAGGCGGCGGTGGCAGAGGCCCGGGCAAGGCCGGCAACTCGGGTGAAGGAATGGACGAATTCGTCTTTCAGATCACCCAGGAAGAATTCCTCGAGTTCATGTTCGAGGACCTTGAGCTGCCGAACCTGGTCAAGCGTAACCTGACCGGCACCGATACCTTCAAGACCGTACGCGCCGGGATCAGTAACGAAGGCAACCCGTCGCGGATCAACATCATCCGCACCTTGCGTTCGGCCCATGCACGGCGCATTGCCCTGTCCGGCAGCAGCCGGGCGAAACTGCGTGAAGCCAAAGAGGAATTGCTGCGGCTGAAGCAGGAAGAACCGGACAACTTCGGCGATATTCAGGAAATCGAGGCAGAAATCGAAAAACTCAGTGCGCGCATTCATCGCGTACCGTTCCTCGATACCTTCGACCTCAAGTACAACCTGCTGATCAAGCAACCCAACCCCAGCTCGAAGGCCGTGATGTTCTGCCTGATGGACGTGTCCGGCTCCATGACCCAGGCAACCAAAGACATCGCCAAGCGCTTCTTTATCCTGCTGTACCTGTTCCTCAAGCGTAACTACGACAAGATCGACGTCGTGTTCATCCGCCACCACACCAGCGCCAGGGAGGTCGATGAGGAAGAGTTTTTCTACTCCCGCGAAACCGGCGGCACCATCGTTTCCAGCGCGTTGAAACTGATGCAGGAGATCATGGCCGAACGCTATCCGAGCAACGAGTGGAACATCTATGCCGCGCAAGCCTCCGACGGCGACAACTGGAATGACGACTCGCCAATCTGCCGTGACATCCTGATCAACCAGATCATGCCGTTTGTGCAGTACTACACTTACGTTGAGATCACCCCGCGCGAACACCAGGCCTTGTGGTTCGAATACGAACGCATCGCCGAAGCCTTTTCTGACACTTTTGCCCAGCAACAACTGGTCTCGGCCGGGGATATCTATCCGGTCTTCCGTGAACTCTTCCAGCGCAGGTTAGTGACATGACCGCCAAAGAGCAGAAGCGCCAACCCATTTCCACCGGCTCTGAATGGACGTTCGAGCTGATCCAGGCCTACGACCGCGAAATCAGCCGTATCGCGGCTCGCTACGCCCTCGATACCTACCCCAACCAAATCGAAGTGATCACAGCCGAGCAGATGATGGACGCCTACGCCTCTGTGGGCATGCCACTGGGGTATCACCACTGGTCATACGGCAAACACTTCCTCAGCACCGAGAAATCCTACTCTCGCGGCCAGATGGGGCTGGCCTACGAGATCGTGATCAACTCTGACCCGTGCATTGCCTATCTGATGGAAGAAAACACCATCTGCATGCAGGCCCTGGTGGTGGCCCATGCCTGCTACGGGCACAACAGTTTCTTCAAAGGCAATTACCTGTTCCGCACCTGGACCGACGCGAGTTCGATCATCGATTATCTGGTGTTCGCCAAGCAGTACATCATGCAATGCGAAGAGCGCCACGGCATCGATGCGGTCGAGGACCTGCTGGACTCCTGCCATGCGCTGATGAACTACGGGGTAGACCGCTACAAACGCCCTTACCCGATATCCGCCGAAGAGGAACGTCGTCGGCAAAAGGATCGGGAAGAGCATTTGCAGAAGCAGATCAACGATCTGTGGCGCACCATTCCAAAAGGCGCGGACAAGTACAGCGACAAGGACAACGCGCGCTTCCCCGCCGAACCTCAGGAAAACATCCTGTACTTCATCGAAAAACATGCGCCGCTGCTGGAACCGTGGCAGCGCGAGATCGTACGCATCGTGCGCAAGATCGCGCAGTACTTCTATCCACAACGCCAGACCCAGGTGATGAACGAAGGCTGGGCCACGTTCTGGCATTACACCTTGATGAACGATCTGTACGACGAAGGCCTGGTCACCGACGGTTTCATGATGGAGTTCCTGACGTCCCACACCAGCGTGGTCTTTCAGCCGGGTTTCGACAGCCCGTACTACAACGGCATCAACCCCTACACCCTGGGCTTTGCGATGTACCGGGACATCCGGCGCATGTGTGAACACCCGACCGAAGAGGATTACCGCTGGTTCCCGGAAATCGCCGGTACCGATTGGCTATCGAGCATCAAGTTCGCCATGAGCAGCTTCAAGGATGAGAGTTTCATCCTGCAGTACCTTTCACCCAAGGTCATCCGCGACCTGAAGTTGTTCAGCATTCTCGATGACGACCAGAAGGACGATCTACTGGTGCCGGCCATTCACGATGAAGACGGCTACCGCACGATCCGTGAAACCCTGGCAGCGCAGTACAACCTGGGCAATCGCGAGCCCAACATCCAGATCTACAGCATCGACCGCCGTGGCGACCGTTCCCTGACCCTTCGTCACCAGCAACACGACCGCAAACCGCTGGGCGAGTCTACCGAGGAAGTGCTCAAGCACTTGCACCGTCTCTGGGGCTTCGACATTCACCTGGAAACCCTGCAAGGGGATCAGGTGATGAAAACCCACCATGTTCCGCCCAGAAGCGAGCACAACGAAGGCGATTACGGCCGGCTGGACCTGGCTGTCATCCATCTTTGATCCGGTTTCTGCCTCCGGAAGTTCGACGCAACGGTTATTCTGTCGAGCTAACGGAGGTTTTTTATGCAGATTTATAAAGTCGGCGGTGCGGTTCGTGACCGGCTGCTGGGCAAGCCTGTCACCGATATCGACTGGGTCGTGGTCGGGGCCACCACTGAAGAAATGCTCGCCAAGGGCTTTCGCCCGGTAGGAGCGGACTTCCCGGTGTTTCTTCATCCGAAAAGCGGTGAGGAATACGCCCTCGCCCGGACCGAACGTAAAAGCGGACGCGGCTATGGCGGCTTCACCTTTCACGCCAGCCCCGAAGTGACGCTTGAAGAAGACCTGATCCGTCGTGACCTGACAATCAACGCCATGGCCGAAGACGATCAGCAGAAGCTGACCGACCCCTATCACGGCCAACGCGACCTTGAGGCTCGCTTGCTTCGTCACGTTTCCCCCGCGTTTGCCGAAGATCCCCTCCGTGTTCTGCGTGTTGCGCGCTTCGCCGCACGATATGCCGAGCTCGGCTTTACCGTTGCACCAGAGACGCTGGAGCTGATGCGTGAGCTCAGCGAGTCAGGAGAACTCGAAGCGCTGACAGCAGAACGCAGCTGGAAGGAAATTTCCCGCGCACTGATGGAAGATCAGCCACAAGTGTTCATCCAGGTACTGCGCGACTGCGCCGCGCTGAAGGTGCTGATGCCGGAAGTCGACGCACTGTTCGGTGTCCCGCAGCCCGAAGCCCACCACCCGGAAATCGACACGGGCGCCCACACCTTGAGCGTGCTCGAACAAGCCGCACTGCACAAACAGCCGCTGACTGTGCGCTGGGCCTGCCTGCTGCATGACCTGGGGAAAGGACTGACGCCGGAAGAAGAATGGCCCCGGCACATCGCACACGAACACAAGGGCCTGAAGCTGATCAAAGCAGTCAATGAACGCTTCAAGGCGCCGAAGGACTGTCAGGAGCTGGCGCTGCTGGTGGGCCAATTTCACACTCACGGGCATCGCGCTCTTGAGCTAAAGCCTTCGACCTTGCTGGAGTTGTTGCAGAGTTTCGATGTTTACCGTCGGCCACAGCGGTTTGAAGAGTTTATTGCGGCGTGTGAAATGGACGCACGTGGGCGCAAAGGGCTGGAGCAGAGAAGTTATCCACAGGCGGATTATTTGCGTGGCGCGGCGAATGCTGCGCGAAGCGTGGCGGTTCAGCCGTTGCTGGAGAAGGGATTCAAGGGGCCGGAGCTGGGTGAGGCGATCAAGCGCGAGCGGCTCAAGGCGCTGAAAGCCTACAAGGAGCAAATCTAAGCAAGATCAAGAGATCGCAGCCTTTGGCAGCTCCTACACAGGAATATGCGTTTCTCTGTAGGAGCTGCCGGAGGCTGCGATCTTTTGCCTTAAAGGAAACTGGACGGGGTCAGCTGCACGCCGCGCCACTCAAACGCCACTGGCGCCAACACTTGATCAATCTGCGCTTCACTCCACAACGTCGCGAAGCTTTTGCCCACACCCGGATGCACACGATCCGGCGCAATCAGCGACAACGGCCACAGCACAAAGGCATTTTTCAGAATCTCGGCACGCGGCAGAATCAAACCATCGAAGTTGCCCACCAGGTCGCCGAACAGCAACACGTCGATATCCAGTGGCAAACCCTTGCGGTCCGGCGCATAGCGGCCATTGTCAGCCTCAATGAATTTCAACCGGCGGTCCAACTCCATCAGCGGCAGATCGGTGTAAGCCGAAACCACAAAATTGAAGAACGGCCCGCTCTTGATCCCCACGGGCTGGCTTTCGAACACCGCCGAGCAGCGTATATCCACCAGAAAACCCGCCAGGGCTTCCAGGCCAGCCTGCAAATGGGTTTCGCGCTCGATATTGCTACCGAGCCCGAGATACACCTGAGTCAGCGACATCCGCGCTCGATCTCCACGCCCACACCATCGGTGGCCGCCGGGACGGCGCCTGGCTTGGTCAACTTGAGGCGCATCCAGGTGATGTTGAATTCGCTCATCAGCACTTCCACCAGTCGCTCGGCAAAGGTCTCGACCAGCTGGAACTGCGCCTGCTCGGCAAAGGCCTGGATGCGCGACGAAACGCTCGCGTAATCGAGCGCCAGGGTCAGGTCGTCACCGGCCGCGGCCGGGCGATTATCCCAGGCGAAGCTCAGATCAAGACGCAGGCACTGTCGGATGCCACGCTCCCAGTCGTAGGCACCAATCACGGTGTCGACTTCCAGGCCCTCGATAAACACTCTGTCCAAGCACTCTTCTCCGCTGCACGACAAGGGCGCAATGCGCCGTTAGAATCAGGGCGTCCTCGCCCGGAATAGTTAGCATGTTTTGGTTACTGGCGACCTTCGCCTACCTGCTCGGCTCTCTGTCCTTCGCCATTTTGCTCAGCCGCCTGACCGGTAACCCCGATCCGCGAATGAGTGGCTCGGGCAATGCCGGCGCCACCAACATGTTGCGCCTGGCCGGCAAGAAACTCGCCATCCTGACCCTCATCGGCGACCTCTGCAAAGGCCTGCTGCCGGTGTTGATCGCAGGCATTGCGGGCCTTTCGCTGCAAGAACAGGCCTGGATCGGCGTTTGCGCCGTCATCGGTCACCTGTTCCCCCTGTACTTTCGCTTTCGCGGCGGCAAGGGCGTCGCCACCGCCGCTGGCATGTTGCTGGGCCTTTACCCGCCTGCGGCCCTGCTGGCAGTCTGCGCGTGGCTGCTGACGTTCTTCCTGACCCGCACCAGCTCACTCGCCGCCCTGATCGCCACACCACTTACCCTGCCGCTGCTGGCCTGGCAAGAACCGGCGGCATTGCTGCCCATGAGCGCACTTACGGGGCTGATCGTCTGGCGTCATCGCGGCAATCTACGCGACCTGTTTGCCGGGCGCGAACGGCATTTTTAGATACCGCACGTGAGCGCCGCTCATCACAGCCCCGACAATTGCTCCATCGGCCAGCGCGCCTGAACGCTGATCGCCAGGCTTTCATGCTGACCGGCCTGCAAACGCTGGCAGCCAGCGAACGCGATCATCGCGCCATTGTCGGTGCAGAACTCCGGACGGGCGTAAAAGACGTCGCCCTTCAGGTCGCCGAGCATTTTCTCCAGAGAAGAACGCAGCGCCTTGTTCGCGCTGACGCCGCCAGCGATCACCAGACGCTTCATACCCGCCTGTTTCAGGGCACGCTTGCACTTGATGGTCAAAGTCTCCACCACGG
This DNA window, taken from Pseudomonas fluorescens NCIMB 11764, encodes the following:
- a CDS encoding symmetrical bis(5'-nucleosyl)-tetraphosphatase; this encodes MATYAVGDLQGCLDPLKCLLEQVAFDPARDKLWLVGDLVNRGPQSLETLRFLYSLRESLVCVLGNHDLHLLAAGHNIERLKKADTLREILEAPDSAELLEWVRQQKLMHYDEQRNIALVHAGIPPQWSLRKALKYAAEVEEALRDDNRFAPYLDGMYGNEPLKWDSDLKGVTRLRVITNYFTRMRFCTSEGKLDLKSKEGLDTAPEGYKPWFQFKERKTKGVKIIFGHWAALEGQCNEPGILALDTGCVWGGSMTLMNVDTFERLQCKCDEHGHALPPVASPIPEQTSASAQR
- a CDS encoding PrkA family serine protein kinase, with product MSIFSHFQQRFESTRQEELSLQEYLELCKNDRSAYASAAERLLLAIGEPELLDTSTNSRLSRIFSNKVIRRYPAFEDFHGMEECIDQIVSYFRHAAQGLEEKKQILYLLGPVGGGKSSLAEKLKQLIEKVPFYAIKGSPVFESPLGLFNATEDGAILEEDFGIPRRYLNTIMSPWATKRLAEFGGDISQFRVVKLYPSILNQIAVAKTEPGDENNQDISALVGKVDIRKLEEFPQNDADAYSYSGALCRANQGLMEFVEMFKAPIKVLHPLLTATQEGNYNSTEGLGAIPFTGILLAHSNESEWHTFRNNKNNEAFIDRIYIVKVPYCLRVSDEVKIYDKLLFNSSLAKAHCAPDTLKMLAQFTVLSRLKEPENSNIYSKMRVYDGENLKDTDPKAKSIQEYRDNAGVDEGMNGLSTRFAFKILSKVFNFDPHEIAANPVHLLYVLEQQIEQEQFQAETRERYLRFLKEYLAPRYIEFIGKEIQTAYLESYSEYGQNIFDRYVLYADFWIQDQEYRDPETGEILNRVALNEELEKIEKPAGISNPKDFRNEIVNFVLRARANNNGKNPTWLSYEKLRVVIEKKMFSNTEDLLPVISFNAKASKEDQQKHNDFVTRMVERGYTDKQVRLLSEWYLRVRKSQ
- the folB gene encoding dihydroneopterin aldolase; translation: MDRVFIEGLEVDTVIGAYDWERGIRQCLRLDLSFAWDNRPAAAGDDLTLALDYASVSSRIQAFAEQAQFQLVETFAERLVEVLMSEFNITWMRLKLTKPGAVPAATDGVGVEIERGCR
- a CDS encoding YeaH/YhbH family protein; translation: MSYVIDRRLNGKNKSTVNRQRFLRRYRDHIKKAVEEAVSRRSITDMEHGEQISIPGRDIDEPVLHHGRGGKQTVVHPGNKEFSSGEHIARPPGGGGGRGPGKAGNSGEGMDEFVFQITQEEFLEFMFEDLELPNLVKRNLTGTDTFKTVRAGISNEGNPSRINIIRTLRSAHARRIALSGSSRAKLREAKEELLRLKQEEPDNFGDIQEIEAEIEKLSARIHRVPFLDTFDLKYNLLIKQPNPSSKAVMFCLMDVSGSMTQATKDIAKRFFILLYLFLKRNYDKIDVVFIRHHTSAREVDEEEFFYSRETGGTIVSSALKLMQEIMAERYPSNEWNIYAAQASDGDNWNDDSPICRDILINQIMPFVQYYTYVEITPREHQALWFEYERIAEAFSDTFAQQQLVSAGDIYPVFRELFQRRLVT
- the plsY gene encoding glycerol-3-phosphate 1-O-acyltransferase PlsY is translated as MFWLLATFAYLLGSLSFAILLSRLTGNPDPRMSGSGNAGATNMLRLAGKKLAILTLIGDLCKGLLPVLIAGIAGLSLQEQAWIGVCAVIGHLFPLYFRFRGGKGVATAAGMLLGLYPPAALLAVCAWLLTFFLTRTSSLAALIATPLTLPLLAWQEPAALLPMSALTGLIVWRHRGNLRDLFAGRERHF
- the folK gene encoding 2-amino-4-hydroxy-6-hydroxymethyldihydropteridine diphosphokinase, coding for MSLTQVYLGLGSNIERETHLQAGLEALAGFLVDIRCSAVFESQPVGIKSGPFFNFVVSAYTDLPLMELDRRLKFIEADNGRYAPDRKGLPLDIDVLLFGDLVGNFDGLILPRAEILKNAFVLWPLSLIAPDRVHPGVGKSFATLWSEAQIDQVLAPVAFEWRGVQLTPSSFL
- the apaG gene encoding Co2+/Mg2+ efflux protein ApaG, coding for MSDSRYQVDVSVVTRYLAEQSQPEQNRFAFAYTITVHNSGELPAKLLSRHWVITDGDGHVEEVRGAGVVGLQPLILAGGDHTYSSGTVMTTKVGTMQGSYQMIAEDGKHFDAIIAPFRLAVPGALH
- a CDS encoding SpoVR family protein; amino-acid sequence: MTAKEQKRQPISTGSEWTFELIQAYDREISRIAARYALDTYPNQIEVITAEQMMDAYASVGMPLGYHHWSYGKHFLSTEKSYSRGQMGLAYEIVINSDPCIAYLMEENTICMQALVVAHACYGHNSFFKGNYLFRTWTDASSIIDYLVFAKQYIMQCEERHGIDAVEDLLDSCHALMNYGVDRYKRPYPISAEEERRRQKDREEHLQKQINDLWRTIPKGADKYSDKDNARFPAEPQENILYFIEKHAPLLEPWQREIVRIVRKIAQYFYPQRQTQVMNEGWATFWHYTLMNDLYDEGLVTDGFMMEFLTSHTSVVFQPGFDSPYYNGINPYTLGFAMYRDIRRMCEHPTEEDYRWFPEIAGTDWLSSIKFAMSSFKDESFILQYLSPKVIRDLKLFSILDDDQKDDLLVPAIHDEDGYRTIRETLAAQYNLGNREPNIQIYSIDRRGDRSLTLRHQQHDRKPLGESTEEVLKHLHRLWGFDIHLETLQGDQVMKTHHVPPRSEHNEGDYGRLDLAVIHL
- the rsmA gene encoding 16S rRNA (adenine(1518)-N(6)/adenine(1519)-N(6))-dimethyltransferase RsmA, which codes for MTEHYQHRARKRFGQNFLHDAGVIDRILRSIHAKPEDRLLEIGPGQGALTQGLLNSGAQLDVVELDKDLIPILNQQFAGKSNFNLHQGDALKFDFNSLNAAPNSLRVVGNLPYNISTPLIFHLLNNAGIIRDMHFMLQKEVVERLAAGPGGGDWGRLSIMVQYHCRVEHLFNVGPGAFNPPPKVDSAIVRLVPHAVLPHPAKDHRLLERVVREAFNQRRKTLRNTLKLLLSNDEITAAGVDGSLRPEQLDLAAFVRLADKLSEQVLQKPAAD
- the glpE gene encoding thiosulfate sulfurtransferase GlpE — protein: MSEFKRIPPEQAQALREQGAVVVDVRDPATYAALHIAGSKHLDNVSISDFIRAADLDAPTVVVCYHGNSSQSAAAYLISQGFSDVYSMDGGFELWRTTYPSETAQGSSE
- a CDS encoding multifunctional CCA addition/repair protein, giving the protein MQIYKVGGAVRDRLLGKPVTDIDWVVVGATTEEMLAKGFRPVGADFPVFLHPKSGEEYALARTERKSGRGYGGFTFHASPEVTLEEDLIRRDLTINAMAEDDQQKLTDPYHGQRDLEARLLRHVSPAFAEDPLRVLRVARFAARYAELGFTVAPETLELMRELSESGELEALTAERSWKEISRALMEDQPQVFIQVLRDCAALKVLMPEVDALFGVPQPEAHHPEIDTGAHTLSVLEQAALHKQPLTVRWACLLHDLGKGLTPEEEWPRHIAHEHKGLKLIKAVNERFKAPKDCQELALLVGQFHTHGHRALELKPSTLLELLQSFDVYRRPQRFEEFIAACEMDARGRKGLEQRSYPQADYLRGAANAARSVAVQPLLEKGFKGPELGEAIKRERLKALKAYKEQI